A single Triticum dicoccoides isolate Atlit2015 ecotype Zavitan chromosome 2A, WEW_v2.0, whole genome shotgun sequence DNA region contains:
- the LOC119357028 gene encoding geraniol 8-hydroxylase-like, whose amino-acid sequence MEAMVAVAVLVPWLAWLIVSFLSLYLLSLLAHARSGLPPGPRPLPLIGSIHLLGDKPHRSLARLAKIHGPLMSIRLGTVTTVVVSSPAMAREFLQRHDSVLATRSVPDATGKHAVGSVAWLPPVPRWRALRKIMATELFAPQRLDALHHLRSDKVRELTDHVARLAREGTPVNIGRVAFTTSLNLVSRTIFSIDLTSLGDHGRSKEFHEVITGIMEGLGTPNVSDFFPVLAPADLQGMRWRLARLFARLHAVFDAEVDQRLRGRDAGQPRKNDYLDVLLDLAASEDRKDLLDRETLRSHFTDLFAAGSDTNSSTVEWAMTELLQNRSSMAKVCDELAQVIGVRKNIEEADIARLPYLQAVIKETLRLHPPAPLLLPRQAKTTVKIEGYTIPMDSRLFINVWAIGRDKDVWTKP is encoded by the exons ATGGAAGCAATGGTGGCCGTGGCTGTGCTTGTGCCTTGGCTAGCATGGCTCATCGTCTCTTTcctttccctctacctcctcaGCCTGCTCGCGCACGCGCGCTCCGGCCTCCCTCCGGGCCCCCGCCCACTGCCGCTCATCGGCAGTATCCACCTTCTCGGCGACAAGCCGCACCGCTCTCTTGCTCGCTTAGCCAAGATCCACGGCCCGCTCATGTCCATCCGCCTCGGCACGGTCACCACGGTCGTCGTCTCCTCCCCCGCCATGGCCCGGGAGTTCCTGCAGAGGCATGACTCCGTGCTCGCCACCCGGTCCGTGCCTGACGCCACCGGCAAGCACGCGGTAGGCTCCGTCGCTTGGCTGCCCCCCGTGCCACGGTGGCGCGCGCTCCGCAAGATAATGGCAACGGAGCTGTTCGCGCCGCAGCGGCTCGACGCGCTCCACCACCTCCGGAGCGACAAAGTGAGGGAGCTCACGGACCACGTCGCGCGGCTGGCGCGCGAGGGCACGCCGGTGAACATCGGCCGCGTGGCCTTCACGACGAGCCTGAACCTTGTCTCCCGAACCATCTTCTCCATCGACCTCACGAGCCTCGGTGACCACGGCCGCTCCAAGGAGTTCcatgaggtgatcacgggcatcatGGAAGGCTTGGGGACCCCCAACGTGTCGGACTTCTTCCCGGTGCTGGCGCCGGCCGACCTGCAGGGCATGCGCTGGCGGTTGGCGCGGCTGTTTGCACGGCTGCACGCCGTGTTCGACGCCGAGGTGGACCAGAGGCTGCGCGGCCGCGACGCCGGCCAGCCCAGGAAGAACGACTACCTCGACGTGCTGCTCGACTTGGCGGCGAGTGAGGATCGGAAGGACCTGCTCGACCGTGAGACGCTACGCTCACATTTTACG GATTTGTTTGCTGCTGGTAGTGATACCAACTCTAGCACAGTGGAATGGGCAATGACCGAGCTTCTCCAAAACCGATCATCAATGGCTAAGGTTTGTGACGAGCTTGCGCAAGTTATCGGCGTAAGAAAAAACATTGAAGAAGCTGACATTGCTCGGTTGCCCTATCTTCAAGCTGTCATAAAAGAGACTCTTCGACTCCACCCTCCTGCTCCATTGTTGTTGCCACGCCAAGCAAAAACAACTGTCAAAATAGAAGGTTACACAATACCCATGGATTCACGCTTGTTCATAAACGTATGGGCAATAGGACGAGATAAAGATGTGTGGACTAAACCTTAG